CTGATTGGATTGCTTATATCACACGAGTCGTATTCCTCTTTAGTCTTGAGCTCAGCTATCGTTCCCTGTGCCATGGAGTATGCGAACCCTGCCCATCCAGCCCCGCCAAAAGGTTATAACCTTTATAAATTTATCCTGAATTATACCAAtcagtttttaaatatttttttttgtctaaatttaatctttttgcCAAATTTCTATTATTGTTTTGAGTAATTAAAGAAATTcgttatttcatttttataatttttaaactcaattaaaatattttattatttttaaatacaattaattAGTTCTTATTACAAATTCCATTGGATATTGATTAAACACAATAaatatctttttaaatttaatttgtaatatttttaataaaatattataaaattatcatactattattataaattatttcactctttaattaaaaaaatattaataaaatatctaatTAGTTAAaggtaaaattaattaaattaaaaaattattatttaatttttaaattataaaaaaattcaattagtctatcgattttaaaaaatttaaaatttgtactaattaattttttttattaattttaattattaaatattttattatttaattttcatatttttttaaaaatttattaattgattttttaattttataaaaatttattaattaattttataaaaatttattaattaattttttatattagagtattttaaaattttttaaaatatttaatggttaaaattaataatattttaatatattttcaaatttaaatgtttttgctaataaaaagatgaaataataaaatttttctaaaataattagttagttatgttttaagataataagttgcctttaattgaatttaaaaattatataaaaaaaatttatagtaaTTTTCAGTGAATTTCACAATGAGACATGATGAGACATAATAGTAAATTTCAATTTGCTTTCTCAGCAACCAAACGAAAGTCGGCTgcaagaaaatgaaaaagaaagaaaggaggAAAGAAAAGCTTACAAATTTTGTCTCCGATTCTGAATGTTCTGCCGGAAGACCAAGAAGCCACATCAGTAGAAGGGTCCCAGCCATGATCACCACCAACCAGATGGTTCACCTCTGCTGCAACCCATTTCCCACAAAGGCTTACTGAAATCACAGCCAAAGCCACCACTGTCTTCACTGCACTCGCCATTACTACAAAACAAAGAAACTTCGCTTCACTTGCTGTCCAAGTGAGAAAAGAGAGCTAATTAATATAAGAGAAAATTTGTGAAGGATAAGCCAAAAGCGAGACCTTTTCCAGGCAACTTCCTTTCTTAAAAGACTAAAAAGCTAAGCTACAGAAACCATGTAAGACTGTTTGGTGAAGATGGTAGTTTATGAAGGATACATGAAGCTGGCAGTGTAATCCACACGTGTGAGGCCGATGATGAAGCtgtctttttaattttcttataaacTACGCAAAAACTCTCAAGCTccctaatttttttatcaaataaaatttgaaatttttttatttaatacaaataaatcatagcttagtaaaatattattattaataaaaatattttttacatatttaaatattaacaacgttttagttattttaattaaaaattagcaTTACAAGTtaagaataaaaataactatttcttaataaaaatattttttttaccaaaCAAAAGTATTTATATTTCTCAAAACAaaagtattaattaaaaatatgtatttaattaataaattgaataaaaatttatattaatcgaAGTTTCAATCAAATTTAAATGCTTATTTATCTGCAagttattaatgaatttttcaactttaaaaaatatattaaaatatatataatattttaaaaatatattaattaattttaatcattaaattttatgaaaaaatttaaaacactcttaatataaaaaaattaattaatggagtaattaataaatttttttaaattataaaaattaaatagcaaacgCTTAACGGtcagaattaataaataaataaataatttttaaaattttaaaaatattttaatatcttttaaattaattaataattttttaataatataaaaactaaataataaattttttttctttaaaattcatcagaattctacttttcATTTATTCCATTTTAtgagaaattattaaatatattcggTATATGTAACTTCCTCACTTACAACGAGTGAACCCCACCATTTAAAGAAAATGTAAATTTTCATAAGTTAATATATACAGATACGTGATATACTGAATGTattgtataatttattaaattattaaatttttaattatgtacTATTTTTTActcttaaattatattaaaattaatacttatatcactcatatttttaaatataaaatattttaactcttatattttaatttcatcgtactggaaatttataatttaatatttgagtattaccattattaacaagtcagtacttatatttttagaaatctattaaaacgttcttatattttctctccgtcaacgaaatagtcctttcatctatttttgccgttaaaaatataataaaagactaaattacccccttcttttcctcctcctcctcctcctcctcctccttcttcttcttcatcgattcttcctccttcttctccttattcttctttctcttcttctccttcttctttttcttctttttcttctttttcttctttttcttctccttcatcatcatcatcttcttcttttttttttcttcttttttgaggagctttttcttcttctccttctccttcatcagcatcatcatcttcttttttttttcttctttttagaggaggaggagggactattttattgacgaaaaaaaatgataattacgttttaatagatatgagaaaatatataaactatTTCGTTGATTAAAATAAAcgataaagacgttttaatagatatgaaaaaagataagaacgttttaatagatttctgaaaatatacggagagacgatttcgttgacagaaagaaacgatgagcatggactatttcgttgatggaaagaaacgataaagacgttttaataaatatgaaaaaagataagaacgttttcataaatttttgaaaatgtaaggactgacttgttaataatagcaatatctaagaattaaataagatgttttatttgagggtaaaattagattttaaaaattttctctatcatcttttatctaattttaacagaAAAGAGGAcagaagaattattttattgacgaaaagaaaagataaggatgttttaataaatttttaaaaatataaaaactgactTATTACTAGTGATAATACTaatgactaaattataaatctccctgcTTAAAAATACAAATAGAGATGGAGTCTCTGCTTAAAAATACAAATAGAGATGGAGTCTCTTTCAATTTTACAAAGTTATATTACGGAAGActcaacttttaaatttaaaaaatatgatatagatattaattttgatgtcacttacatattaattttgatataatttaaggaaaaaagtaaattacttttttttatcaattataaaatttgaaattttttgtttaaataCAAAAATCTTagcttaataaataataataataataataatatttttatatattcaaatattgaaaacgtgtttattatttcaattaaaaattaaaaattaatatttaagaataaaaataaatatttttaataaaataaataacttttgCTTTGGGATCCGAGAGAATATGCCATTCTTACCTGTCAAGCATAGCTGGATTAAAGCAATAAAAATTCCTAAAATCCATATTTTTTATATCCTTAGCGGTGCACATTTTCTCCCAAAATAGCCAATAAATGTCTTTCCTATTTTGAGACCCTAAATCCTATTAAAAAGAGTTTATCATCTTTTGAATTTCCTCACATAAAGAAATAGGGAGTAGAAAAATACTCATACAATAACTAGGGATTGCAAGATTTAAGGAGAATTTCTCCTTACTTATCCTAGAGagaaatttcatttttcaatcaCTTATCCATTTCCAATCCCTGTCTTTAAGATATGAGAAAAAATTTTTGTAACTCTTACTAATTAATGAAGGGAGACCCAAATATTTACCATGATCCAAAGGAACGACATCTAAAATTTCAGAGACCAGAGAaacattagaaaagaaaagaatactaaatttcttaaaattcatAGCTTGACCCAAAGCCATCTCATAAGTGCTTAGAATATGTTTAACCATTATGCATTTTCTGCtttggaaaagaaaaaagtaTCATTTGCAAATAAAAGACGGGAAACATTGGGGCCTTGCCTATAGATCTTGATACCCTTTGAACTCAGCCTTTTTATATAAAGCCGATAGTCTTTCagcacataaaataaataagtaagtAGAGAGAGAATCACTTTGTCAAAGCTCCCTACGAAAAAAGATGGATCCAAACTCAGCACCATTTAAAGTAGTAGAGAATTGTAATGTAGAAACACAAGTCATGATCCAATGCATCCAATGAGGAGCAAAACCCAATTTAAACATAGCCAATCGAAAAAAGTTTTAATATACTCAATCATAGATCTTACTGATATTAAGTTTAAGAGTCACCTCGTCTTTTTACTCTCTACTCTTCCCTCTCATATAGTAGAAAATTTCAAAAGTAATTATCACATTATTCGTAATCAAATGGCTCGGAACAAAAGCAGACGGGAAATGAGCAATAATGTTGGGCAACAAGACCTTGAGTCAATTAGCCAGGACCTTGAAAATAATCTTATAGAGAACATTGCATAGGAAAATGAGCCTCAAATCCTTGAGCGAAGAGGGTTTGTCCTTTATGTGAATAAGGACAATCAAAGTGTTATTGAATTATGGAGGGAACGGTCCAAATTGTAACCAAGGTTGACAACTAGCAACCACACCATTACCTATAATGTGCCAAAACTTTTGAAAAAAAGCAGCATTAAAGCCATCAGGCCCTAGAGATTAATCGGGATGTATCTGAAAAATAGCCTTTCAGAAACTCATCTGGATTGAAAGGAGCAAATAAATGGTCATTCATGTCCTTAGTAACTTTGTCCTCAATTAAACTCACTACTGGCTCATAGACACATGAAGAAGTAGAGAATAGAtcattgaaataattaattaccaggTTTCCCATACCTGTTTTATCATGCACTAATTGTCCATCAGAGTCTTGTAAAGCTTCGACTGTATTAGTACGCTTCCTGATGGAGGCTTGCGCATAAAAAAATTTGTAGttactatctctctctctctctcggaGCCAGAAGGTTTTTGAATGCTGCTTCCAAAAAATTTCCTCCTCAGCCAAAGCACGATTTAGGTCATGTTTTAACCCAATCTCAATATAAGCAGAAACACCATTCTTTCGTTTGATAGCTATTAACTCATGCTGGAGCTTCCTTGtgtctttttaaaaatttctctaAACCTATAGTCTCTAGACACAAGATTTAGGCCTGAGAAGAAGATTATCCCCCTGAAAATCCTCCCAAACTTTCCTAATGACATCTGGGAGATCAGAGTGAGTCAACTAATGATTCTCGAAATAGAAACGCTTAAACTTTTTGCTCCATCAAAGACAACTGGTATCTAAGAGAATAGGAGAGTGATTTGAAACTAAAGCAACAAGATTAGATAAACGACAATGGGCAAATAAATCCAACAAGCCTGATTTACAAGGGCCCTATCAAGCCTTTCACGAACCCAATTATCCGATTCCCTTCCTCTTTCCCATGTGTAAACATAGCTAGATAATATTTAAAGGTCCTGTAACTGACATTCCTCAATGGTTTCTTGAAACCCATTAAGGAGATAATCAGGGTGAATAGAACTACTTGCTTTATCATCCATATTGAGCATGTCGTTAAAATCTCCTATGCAAACCCATGGTAAGGAGAATCTTTGAGCTAACTGGGTTAGGGTACCCCAAGATTCCTTTCTTTTATGCCTTTCAAGACATCCATAAAAACCAGTTAAGTGCCAAGGGCCCATATCAGAGCTCAGAATAGTCATATCAataaaatggaaaaaataaCCGACAATTGAAATAAAGTAAGAATTATTCCATAACACAGTAAGCCTACCACTACGACCCAAACAATCAACAGACAAAACAACAATTATAATCAAAATGaacttttatttcattaattttattctcaTGAATAAGAGTCTCATAGAGGAAAATCACATTAGGTTTGTTGGCAATAATAAGATCTTTTAGGATAAGGACTGCTCGTAGATTACCAAGACCCCGACAATTCCAGTTTAAGTAAATCATGGCTTCCAGCGAGCCTGATTGTCGAACCTGCCTATAAAGAAGACTCAGGTGAACTGGATTGTCCTGCATTTGGTGAGGAAGACTCGGAAAACTGTTCTTGGTCTTTTGCAACGATATTCTAAATAGACCACATCCTCCTCCCTAACATCTTTGTTCTGGTTCTCACCACTGCCCATAGCTTCCATGTGCACGTTATTGAACCCATGTACACTTTTGCTAGTTCCTTCATTTGCCACAACACTTTGAGAAACCACAGCTCCAAACTTGTCTCTAAGCCAAGGATTGCCCATGGCCGAAGATTGTCGCATATTCGCTCGCAACCAACTCACCCTATCTCATGGAGCCAAGGCCAAAGATGCATCAAATAAGAGCTCACAGAATTATTCTGCATGGCCCAACTGACCACAAAGATAGCAAAAGGTCgatattttctcatatttgaaagAAACATATAATTCCTTACCCTCCTTTGTTGCCACCTTTTTCACCCTTTTTAAAGGTTTTCGAATGTCCACAGACACCTTCATTCTGACATAATTTCTCCATCTTCTGGTGAAAGAAGCCGAGTCATACTCTAAAAATTTACCCATGAAATTACCTAACAAGCCAGCCGCCGCATCATTGCAGTAACCCATAGGAAGATTATGTGCTTGTACCCAGAAGATAGCATCGAAAAGAGGAACCTCCAAAGGATTCTCACCAACCCGCAAATGGTGCAAAAGGAGAAGGGCATTGTTAAAAGTCCATGGGGAGCCATCCAAAACATGTTTCAAATCCACTCTATGGAAGAACTGATTTAAGAAACGACGTCGCAACAATTCTCGCATAAATACCCCTCTACCAGGTCTCTAAATGCTAGACAAAGTGTTTCTCATTGCCCCAAAGTTAGCTGGTTTCTCGGTGAGAAGCCGACCCACCAAGTAGAATTCAACGTGGATAAACTCTCATCTACGACTGCTTCGAAGGGAAGGATGTCGGCTTCCTCATAATCGCCGATCCTCAAGGAGAGG
This sequence is a window from Manihot esculenta cultivar AM560-2 chromosome 4, M.esculenta_v8, whole genome shotgun sequence. Protein-coding genes within it:
- the LOC110612601 gene encoding uncharacterized protein At4g02000, encoding MRELLRRRFLNQFFHRVDLKHVLDGSPWTFNNALLLLHHLRVGENPLEVPLFDAIFWVQAHNLPMGYCNDAAAGLLGNFMGKFLEYDSASFTRRWRNYVRMKVSVDIRKPLKRVKKVATKEGKELYVSFKYEKISTFCYLCGQLGHAE